One window of Triticum dicoccoides isolate Atlit2015 ecotype Zavitan chromosome 5A, WEW_v2.0, whole genome shotgun sequence genomic DNA carries:
- the LOC119302347 gene encoding WD repeat-containing protein 48-like: MHRVGSAGNTAGSSRPRKEKRFTYVLNDADNKKHCAGINCLSYLNASASGTSDYLFTGSRDGTLKRWEYQNGDANFSATFESHVDWVNDAIIVGQNLVSCSSDTTLKVWNCLADGACTKTLRQHSDYVICLAAAEKNSNIVASGGLGGEVFIWDLDAAIAPIAKSVDAKEDEVPNGNSGPALSTLCNVNSSGNIVSTNGKSHGYCPIAAKGHKDSVYALDMNDTGTLLVSGGTEKVVRVWDPRTGSKNMKLRGHTDNIRALLIDSTGRYCLSGSSDSMIRLWDLGQQRCVHSYAVHTDSVWALASTPSFGHVYSGGRDQSVYLTDLSTRESVLLCTNEHPILQLSLQDDTIWVATTDSSVYGWPAEGQTPQKVFQKGGSFLAGNLSFSRARASLEGSAPVPVYKEPSFTIPGVPAIVQHEIMNNRRHVLTKDTVGSVKLWEITRGAVIEDFGKVSFDDKKKELFEMVSIPAWFTMDARLGCLSVHLDTPQCFSAEIYAVDLNVTGAQEDLKINLAHETLRGLLVHWSKRRPKPGPHSLSNADSSIGKDVSLKNLPHPRSDVDDGSENHANNVLPSFEFSTVSPPSIITESSSGGPWRKRITDLDGTEDDLPWWCVDCAENGRFPKENTKCGFYLHPAEGSPAPNITQGKLSAPRILRVLKVANYVVEKLVLEKPLDGSPDSTFAMGLTSGTSALDSSSRLGLKPWQKLKPSVEILCNNQVLSPEMSLATVRTYIWKKPEDLILNYRVVQSR, from the exons ATGCATCGTGTCGGGAGTGCTGGAAACACAGCTGGTTCAAGTCGACCGAGAAAGGAGAAGCGCTTCACATATGTGCTCAATGATGCTGATAATAAAAAG CATTGTGCTGGAATCAACTGCTTGTCGTACCTGAATGCttctgcttctggtacaagtgattaTCTTTTTACTGGGAGTCGCGATGGTACCTTGAAGAGATGGGAATACCAAAATGGGGACGCAAACTTTTCAGCAACCTTTGAGTCACATGTTGATTGG gttaacGATGCCATTATTGTTGGCCAAAATCTTGTTTCCTGTTCCTCAGACACCACATTAAAG GTGTGGAATTGCTTAGCAGATGGTGCTTGTACCAAGACTCTCCGCCAGCATTCTGATTATGTGATATGTCTTGCTGCGGCTGAAAAGAAT AGCAATATTGTAGCCTCTGGTGGCCTTGGTGGTGAGGTCTTCATATGGGATCTTGATGCTGCTATTGCACCTATAGCCAAATCTGTAGATGCAAAAGAGGATGAGGTTCCTAACGGAAACTCTGGACCTGCTTTGTCAACCTTGTGCAATGTAAATTCTAGTGGCAACATTGTTTCTACCAACGGAAAATCACATGGGTACTGTCCAATTGCTGCCAAAGGTCATAAGGATTCAGTTTATGCATTGGATATGAATGATACAGGGACATTGCTTGTCTCTGGTGGTACTGAAAAG GTTGTTCGTGTTTGGGATCCCAGGACAGGTTCTAAGAACATGAAATTGAGAGGGCACACTGACAATATCAGGGCTTTGCTTATTGATTCCACTGGGAG GTATTGTCTATCAGGCTCGTCTGACTCAATGATAAG ACTATGGGATCTAGGACAGCAACGCTGTGTGCATTCTTATGCCGTTCACACTGATTCGGTTTGGGCGCTCGCAAGCACCCCTTCATTTGGTCATGTTTATAGTGGTGGAAGAGATCAGTCC GTGTACCTGACAGACCTCTCCACACGAGAGAGTGTCTTACTATGCACAAATGAACACCCAATCCTACAGTTGTCCTTGCAAGATGATACAATATGGGTTGCAACAACTGATTCTTCTGTTTATGGATGGCCAGCTGAAGGGCAAACCCCACAAAAGGTTTTTCAAAAGGGAGGCTCATTCTTAGCTGGGAATTTGTCATTCTCAAGAGCAAGAGCTTCTTTAGAAGGATCAGCACCT GTGCCTGTATACAAAGAGCCATCTTTCACTATTCCTGGAGTTCCAGCTATAGTTCAACATGAGATCATGAATAATAGAAGGCATGTCCTGACAAAG GATACTGTTGGTTCTGTTAAATTATGGGAGATTACTCGAGGAGCTGTTATCGAAGATTTTGGCAAG GTTTCGTTTGATGATAAGAAAAAGGAGTTATTTGAGATG GTTAGCATACCTGCATGGTTCACCATGGACGCTCGATTGGGGTGCCTGTCTGTTCACCTGGATACTCCACAATGCTTTTCTGCAGAAATATATGCGGTTGATTTGAATGTTACTGGAGCACAGGAAGATCTTAAG ATTAATTTGGCTCATGAAACTCTTCGTGGTTTGTTAGTTCATTGGAGTAAACGAAGGCCGAAACCAGGCCCACACAGCTTGTCCAATGCTGATTCTTCAATAGGGAAAGATGTATCATTGAAAAACTTACCACATCCAAGATCCGACGTCGACGATGGAAGCGAAAACCATGCAAATAATGTGCTTCCctcgtttgagttctccacggtttcGCCTCCATCAATTATCACGGaaagttctagtggagggccttggagaaaaagaattaccgaTTTGGATGGAACCGAGGATGATTTGCCATGGTGGTGTGTGGACTGTGCTGAGAACGGCCGATTTCCAAAAGAGAACACAAA GTGTGGCTTTTATTTGCATCCAGCCGAAGGCTCACCTGCACCAAACATAACGCAAGGGAAACTCAGCGCTCCACGGATACTGCGAGTTCTCAAA GTTGCTAACTATGTTGTTGAGAAGCTTGTTCTTGAGAAACCATTGGATGGAAGTCCGGACAGCACATTTGCCATGGGTTTGACCTCTGGCACATCAGCCCTAGATAGTTCTTCACGGCTTGGACTAAAGCCATGGCAAAAACTGAAACCTTCTGTCGAGATATTGTGCAACAACCAG GTTCTGTCACCTGAGATGAGTTTGGCGACGGTGAGGACATATATTTGGAAGAAGCCGGAGGATTTGATTCTTAATTACAGAGTGGTCCAATCAAGATGA